From the genome of Dickeya aquatica, one region includes:
- the tesB gene encoding acyl-CoA thioesterase II — MSQALQNLLDLLHLEKLEEGLFRGQSQDLGLRQVFGGQVVGQALSAAKQTVPAERFVHSFHSYFLLPGDSQKPIIYDVETLRDGNSFSARRVSAIQNGRSIFYMTASFQTRESGFEHQNTMPQVTPPEELPSELDIARSIAEQLPAAMRQIFTQERPIEIRPVEFHNPLQGKVEPAVRHVWCRANGVMPDDERTHQYLLGYTSDCHFLLTALQPHGVGFLERGMQVATLDHAMWFHRPFRLDDWLLYSVESPSASGARGFVRGHFYTREGVLVASSVQEGVIRRHSQ, encoded by the coding sequence ATGAGTCAGGCATTACAGAATCTTCTCGACTTGTTACATCTGGAAAAGCTGGAAGAGGGGTTATTTCGCGGTCAAAGCCAGGACCTGGGACTGCGACAGGTGTTTGGCGGGCAGGTTGTCGGCCAGGCATTATCTGCTGCAAAACAAACCGTTCCTGCTGAGCGTTTTGTGCACTCCTTCCACAGCTATTTTTTACTCCCAGGCGACAGCCAGAAACCGATTATTTACGATGTTGAAACGCTACGCGACGGCAACAGCTTTAGCGCCAGACGGGTTAGCGCTATCCAGAATGGCCGCTCTATTTTTTACATGACAGCGTCGTTTCAAACCCGGGAAAGCGGCTTTGAACATCAAAACACGATGCCGCAAGTTACCCCGCCTGAAGAATTACCGTCGGAGTTAGACATCGCTCGCAGCATAGCAGAACAGCTCCCTGCGGCCATGCGGCAAATTTTCACGCAAGAAAGGCCCATTGAAATTCGCCCGGTCGAATTTCATAACCCACTGCAAGGTAAAGTTGAACCTGCTGTAAGGCATGTCTGGTGCCGTGCTAATGGTGTAATGCCAGATGATGAGCGCACCCATCAGTATCTGCTGGGTTATACCTCCGACTGCCACTTCCTGCTGACCGCACTTCAGCCCCATGGCGTTGGTTTTCTTGAGCGCGGTATGCAGGTAGCTACACTCGATCACGCCATGTGGTTTCACCGCCCATTTCGGCTGGACGACTGGTTGCTGTACTCGGTTGAAAGCCCTTCAGCATCAGGGGCTCGAGGGTTTGTGCGCGGGCATTTTTATACCCGGGAGGGCGTACTGGTTGCCTCCAGCGTTCAGGAAGGGGTCATTCGCCGCCATAGCCAGTAA
- the amtB gene encoding ammonium transporter AmtB translates to MKKLSLSLGLGAAAMLPAWALADTPAPVVDKADNAFMMICTALVLFMTIPGLALFYGGLIRSKNVLSMLTQIMVSFALVCILWVIYGYSVAFSTGSPFFGGLTNFMLNGIDINAISGTFYQFIHVAYQASFACITVGLVIGALAERVRFSAVLIFSALWFTLSYLPMTHMVWGGGYLAADGALDFAGGTVVHINAAVAGLVGALLLGKRVGFGKEAFKPHNLPLVFIGTSILYVGWFGFNAGSAAAANNIAGLAFLTTVVATAAAILAWIIGEWISRGKPSLLGACSGCIAGLVAITPAAGTVGIGGAMIIGFAGGFAGLWGVTVLKKWLRVDDPCDVFGVHGVCGIVGCLLTGVFTASSLGGTGYAQGVTMAHQVWVQLFSVIVAVVWSGVAAFISFKIADIAVGLRVPEEQEREGLDVNSHGENAYNQ, encoded by the coding sequence ATGAAAAAACTTTCCTTGTCATTAGGTTTAGGGGCTGCCGCCATGCTTCCGGCATGGGCGCTGGCCGATACGCCCGCACCCGTCGTGGATAAAGCCGATAACGCCTTTATGATGATTTGTACCGCATTGGTACTGTTCATGACGATTCCGGGGCTGGCGCTGTTTTATGGTGGTTTGATCCGCAGTAAAAACGTGTTGTCGATGCTGACTCAGATAATGGTGTCATTTGCGCTGGTTTGTATTCTTTGGGTTATTTATGGCTACAGTGTTGCCTTTAGCACTGGCAGCCCATTCTTTGGTGGTTTGACTAACTTTATGCTCAATGGCATCGATATCAATGCCATTAGCGGTACGTTCTATCAGTTTATTCATGTTGCTTATCAGGCTTCTTTTGCATGCATCACGGTAGGTCTGGTGATCGGGGCTTTGGCTGAGCGTGTCCGTTTCTCAGCGGTGCTGATTTTCTCTGCACTGTGGTTCACGCTGTCTTATTTGCCGATGACCCATATGGTCTGGGGTGGTGGTTACCTGGCTGCTGATGGTGCGCTGGATTTTGCTGGCGGTACGGTTGTGCACATTAATGCGGCAGTCGCAGGCTTGGTTGGTGCACTGCTGTTAGGCAAGCGTGTTGGGTTTGGCAAAGAGGCATTTAAACCGCATAACCTGCCACTGGTGTTTATTGGTACGTCTATTCTGTATGTCGGCTGGTTTGGTTTTAACGCCGGTTCGGCAGCCGCGGCCAACAATATTGCCGGTCTTGCGTTTCTGACAACCGTTGTGGCAACCGCTGCGGCCATTTTAGCCTGGATCATCGGCGAGTGGATTAGCCGTGGTAAACCCTCTCTGCTGGGCGCTTGTTCTGGCTGTATCGCGGGTCTGGTTGCTATCACCCCGGCTGCGGGTACGGTGGGTATTGGTGGTGCGATGATTATCGGTTTCGCGGGTGGTTTTGCAGGCCTGTGGGGCGTGACGGTGCTGAAAAAATGGCTGCGCGTTGACGACCCCTGTGATGTGTTTGGTGTACACGGTGTGTGCGGTATCGTTGGCTGCCTGTTGACCGGGGTATTTACCGCATCATCGTTAGGCGGTACAGGTTACGCACAGGGTGTGACTATGGCGCATCAGGTATGGGTACAGTTGTTTAGCGTGATTGTGGCTGTGGTATGGTCCGGTGTGGCTGCGTTCATCTCTTTCAAAATTGCAGATATCGCGGTTGGTCTGCGTGTTCCTGAAGAGCAGGAGCGCGAAGGTCTGGATGTCAACAGTCACGGCGAAAACGCTTACAACCAGTAA
- the glnK gene encoding P-II family nitrogen regulator, which translates to MKLVTVVIKPFKLEDVREALSSVGIQGLTVTEVKGFGRQKGHAELYRGAEYSVNFLPKVKIDIAIADDQLDEVIDVISKAAYTGKIGDGKIFVAELQRVIRIRTGETDEAAL; encoded by the coding sequence ATGAAACTGGTGACTGTAGTAATCAAACCGTTCAAGCTGGAAGATGTGCGTGAGGCACTCTCTTCTGTGGGCATCCAGGGGCTCACCGTCACAGAGGTGAAAGGGTTTGGACGTCAGAAAGGGCATGCGGAATTGTACCGTGGCGCTGAGTACAGCGTTAACTTTTTGCCCAAAGTCAAAATTGATATCGCTATTGCAGATGATCAGCTAGATGAAGTGATTGATGTCATCAGTAAAGCGGCTTATACCGGAAAAATTGGTGACGGCAAAATTTTTGTTGCTGAATTGCAGCGTGTTATTCGTATTCGTACCGGTGAAACTGACGAAGCCGCATTATAA
- a CDS encoding SmdB family multidrug efflux ABC transporter permease/ATP-binding protein: MKMTPALWSTLKRLLAYGLPWKASVGGGVLLLCIAAAAEVAGPVLVSYFIDNLIAKGEFPLLLATGLAVGYVLLQLLAALLHYLQALMFNRVAVGVVQQLRIDVMDAALRQPLAVFDTQPVGQLISRVTNDTEVVRDLYVMVVGNVLRSTALIVAMLVAMFSLDWRMALIAMMILPAVAIVMVVYQRYSTPIVRRMRSFLADINDGFNESINGMGVIQQFRQQQRFGKKLSEASWSHYHARIQTLRLDGFLLRPLLSLFSAMVMCGLLLQFGFSTVGSVGVGVLYAFINYLGRLNEPLIELTTQQSMLQQAVVAGERIFELMDGSRQQYGDDTEPLHSGRIDIDRVTFSYQAGKPVLHDIELHVPDRGFVALVGHTGSGKSTLASLLMGYYQPDSGDIHLDTRPLSGLSHQVLRQHVAMVQQDPVVLADSMYANVTLGREISKERVWQALEAVQLAPLVQSMAEGMESRIGEQGNNLSVGQKQLLALARVLVAPPRILILDEATANIDSGTEQAIQRALRLIRSHTTLVVIAHRLSTIVEADNILVLHHGKTVEHGTHEQLLARAGRYAQMYQLQQASRALSSTQEEGEPALTALAP; this comes from the coding sequence ATGAAAATGACGCCAGCGTTGTGGTCAACGTTGAAACGGTTGCTGGCTTATGGCCTGCCGTGGAAGGCATCGGTTGGTGGGGGGGTCTTGTTGCTCTGTATTGCGGCAGCAGCCGAAGTGGCAGGGCCGGTTTTGGTCAGCTATTTCATTGATAATCTGATTGCCAAAGGCGAATTCCCTCTTCTGTTGGCGACGGGCCTCGCGGTGGGGTACGTTTTGCTGCAACTGCTGGCGGCCTTGCTGCATTATTTGCAGGCATTGATGTTTAACCGCGTAGCGGTTGGCGTGGTACAGCAATTGCGTATTGACGTAATGGATGCCGCGTTGCGCCAGCCGCTGGCGGTGTTCGATACCCAACCGGTTGGGCAATTGATCTCCCGGGTGACAAATGATACGGAAGTGGTGCGTGATCTGTATGTCATGGTCGTGGGGAACGTGTTGCGTAGTACCGCATTGATCGTTGCGATGCTGGTGGCCATGTTCAGTCTTGACTGGCGTATGGCATTGATAGCAATGATGATTTTGCCAGCAGTTGCCATTGTGATGGTGGTGTATCAGCGCTATAGCACGCCGATTGTCCGGCGGATGCGAAGTTTTCTGGCAGATATCAATGATGGGTTTAACGAGTCGATAAACGGTATGGGGGTTATCCAGCAGTTTCGCCAGCAACAGCGTTTCGGTAAAAAACTCAGCGAAGCCAGTTGGTCGCACTATCACGCACGTATACAGACATTGCGGCTGGATGGTTTTCTGTTACGGCCATTATTGAGTTTATTCTCTGCCATGGTGATGTGCGGTTTGCTGCTGCAATTTGGTTTTAGCACCGTAGGTTCAGTGGGGGTTGGTGTGTTGTACGCCTTCATTAACTATCTTGGCCGATTAAACGAACCACTTATTGAGTTGACCACCCAACAATCGATGCTACAGCAGGCCGTAGTCGCGGGTGAGCGTATCTTCGAGTTGATGGATGGCTCACGCCAGCAGTATGGCGACGATACCGAGCCGCTCCACAGTGGTCGTATTGATATCGATAGGGTGACGTTTTCTTATCAGGCCGGGAAACCGGTATTGCATGATATCGAACTGCATGTGCCAGACCGGGGGTTTGTTGCATTGGTTGGCCATACTGGTAGTGGGAAAAGTACGCTCGCCAGCCTGTTGATGGGGTATTACCAGCCCGATAGTGGAGACATCCATCTGGATACCAGACCGTTATCTGGGCTTTCTCATCAGGTACTGCGCCAGCATGTGGCTATGGTGCAGCAAGACCCGGTTGTTTTGGCGGACTCAATGTATGCCAATGTCACGCTGGGGCGAGAGATCAGTAAAGAGCGCGTCTGGCAGGCATTGGAGGCAGTACAACTAGCACCTCTGGTGCAATCAATGGCGGAGGGAATGGAGAGCCGTATTGGTGAGCAAGGTAATAACTTGTCTGTTGGCCAAAAGCAGCTATTGGCACTCGCCCGCGTATTGGTTGCTCCGCCCAGAATTCTGATACTCGATGAAGCGACAGCCAATATTGATTCGGGGACTGAACAGGCTATTCAACGTGCGCTAAGGTTAATCCGCTCCCATACCACGCTGGTCGTCATTGCACATCGGTTATCCACCATTGTGGAAGCAGACAATATTCTGGTATTGCACCATGGCAAAACCGTGGAGCACGGCACCCATGAACAACTGCTTGCCAGAGCAGGGCGTTATGCTCAGATGTATCAATTGCAGCAGGCAAGCAGAGCACTGTCTTCAACTCAGGAAGAGGGTGAGCCGGCACTGACTGCACTGGCACCATGA
- a CDS encoding SmdA family multidrug ABC transporter permease/ATP-binding protein gives MRLFALLGWYFRREWKRYLGAVMLLVMIAVLQLLPPTLVGVIVDGVTQHTMSNATLLWKISNILLIALLIYLLRYFWRIWLFGAAYQLAVELRERFYRQLSHQHAAFYLRHRTGDLIARATNDVDRVVFAAGEGVLTLVDSLVMGCAVFVVMCTQLSWQLTLLALLPMPVMAIVIKHYGTQLHQRFKDAQAAFSSLNDHAQESLTSIRMIKSFGLEDYQSDSFARVAADAGQKNMRVARVDARFDPTIYIAVAFSNLLAVAGESWMVIHGSLTLGALTSFVMYLGLMIWPMLALAWMFNIVERGSAAYGRISQLLAEPRVVEDGTQSLPEGPGMLAADITVFHYPGHSQTVLNEVHFTLIPGQTLGLCGPTGSGKSTLLALLLRQFDVEQGEISYHQQPLQHIRLDQLRGRFAVVGQTPFLFSDTVAGNIALGCPQASRQEIEHAARLANVHDDILRLPKGYLTEVGERGVMLSGGQKQRIAIARALLLDAEILVLDDALSAVDGRTEHQILNNLRQWGKKRTLIISAHRLSALVEANDILVLQHGRVAQRGNHGELSQQAGWYRDMYRYQQLEAALDDAPNEGPERE, from the coding sequence GTGAGACTTTTTGCTCTGCTGGGATGGTATTTTCGCCGGGAATGGAAGCGTTATCTCGGGGCGGTGATGTTATTGGTGATGATTGCTGTGCTGCAATTGCTGCCGCCAACGTTGGTGGGTGTCATCGTTGATGGTGTCACACAGCATACGATGAGCAACGCTACTTTATTGTGGAAAATAAGCAACATCCTGTTGATTGCATTGCTGATTTATCTGCTGCGCTATTTTTGGCGTATTTGGCTATTTGGTGCAGCCTATCAGTTGGCGGTTGAATTGAGAGAACGCTTTTATCGTCAATTGAGTCACCAACATGCGGCTTTTTATCTTCGCCATCGAACCGGTGATTTAATTGCCCGCGCTACCAATGATGTGGATCGGGTGGTGTTTGCTGCCGGAGAAGGTGTGCTGACATTGGTAGACTCGCTGGTGATGGGATGTGCGGTATTTGTGGTGATGTGTACCCAACTTAGCTGGCAACTGACATTACTGGCGTTATTGCCAATGCCAGTGATGGCGATAGTGATAAAGCATTATGGCACCCAGCTACACCAGCGTTTCAAGGATGCTCAGGCTGCTTTTTCTTCGCTTAATGACCATGCTCAGGAGAGCCTGACCAGCATTCGGATGATCAAATCCTTTGGTCTGGAAGATTATCAATCAGACAGTTTTGCCCGTGTTGCCGCCGATGCCGGGCAGAAGAATATGCGTGTTGCGCGCGTCGATGCCCGTTTTGACCCCACTATCTATATTGCTGTTGCATTTTCCAACCTGCTGGCGGTCGCTGGGGAAAGCTGGATGGTTATCCACGGTTCACTGACTCTCGGCGCACTGACCAGTTTTGTCATGTACCTTGGCCTGATGATATGGCCGATGCTGGCATTGGCATGGATGTTTAACATTGTTGAGCGTGGCAGTGCGGCTTATGGGCGTATCAGTCAGTTACTGGCCGAACCACGGGTCGTTGAAGATGGCACCCAATCCTTACCGGAAGGGCCTGGAATGCTGGCGGCCGATATCACCGTATTTCATTATCCCGGCCATAGTCAGACGGTGCTTAATGAGGTTCATTTCACACTGATACCGGGTCAAACCCTGGGGTTGTGTGGCCCGACTGGCTCAGGCAAGAGCACGTTACTGGCTTTGCTGCTAAGACAGTTTGACGTTGAACAGGGAGAGATAAGCTACCACCAGCAACCATTGCAGCATATTCGTCTGGACCAACTGCGAGGCCGCTTTGCCGTGGTGGGGCAAACACCGTTTCTGTTCTCTGATACCGTGGCGGGCAATATTGCACTGGGGTGCCCACAGGCCTCCCGGCAGGAGATAGAACACGCGGCCAGACTGGCTAATGTCCATGACGATATTCTGCGTTTGCCGAAAGGCTACCTGACGGAAGTAGGAGAGCGCGGTGTAATGCTGTCCGGTGGTCAGAAACAGCGTATTGCGATTGCCCGCGCGTTATTGCTTGATGCAGAGATTCTGGTGCTTGATGATGCCCTTTCCGCCGTGGATGGGCGCACTGAACATCAGATTCTAAATAACCTGCGGCAATGGGGGAAAAAGCGAACGTTGATAATCAGTGCCCATCGCCTGTCGGCGCTTGTCGAGGCGAATGACATTCTGGTATTGCAGCATGGGCGGGTAGCACAACGCGGTAACCACGGTGAGTTATCACAACAGGCAGGATGGTATCGGGATATGTATCGCTATCAGCAACTGGAAGCCGCTTTGGATGATGCGCCCAATGAGGGGCCTGAGCGTGAGTAA
- a CDS encoding Lrp/AsnC family transcriptional regulator: MLDKIDIKLLALLQQDCTLSLQVLADAVNLTSTPCWKRLKRLEDEGYIKCRVALLDNEKLGLGLTAFVLLKTQQHNSAWYQTFSRFVSEMPEVLAFYRMAGEYDYLMQVQVADMKSYDAFYKRLVNGIPGLVDVTSSFAMECIKQTTALPLTSS; encoded by the coding sequence ATGTTGGATAAAATCGATATCAAGCTGCTGGCGTTGTTACAGCAGGATTGTACCCTGTCATTGCAGGTATTGGCCGATGCAGTCAACCTGACTTCCACACCTTGCTGGAAGCGCTTAAAGCGCCTGGAAGATGAGGGATACATTAAGTGCCGGGTTGCACTGTTGGATAACGAGAAGCTGGGGCTTGGGCTGACAGCATTTGTGCTGCTGAAAACGCAGCAACATAATAGCGCCTGGTATCAAACCTTTTCCCGTTTCGTGTCAGAGATGCCGGAGGTGCTGGCGTTCTACCGTATGGCCGGTGAATATGATTACCTGATGCAGGTACAGGTGGCAGACATGAAAAGCTACGATGCTTTTTATAAGCGCCTGGTCAATGGTATTCCCGGTCTGGTTGATGTGACATCCAGCTTTGCGATGGAGTGTATCAAACAGACAACCGCCTTGCCGCTGACGTCATCCTGA
- a CDS encoding PLP-dependent cysteine synthase family protein, whose amino-acid sequence MTSLWVRNAVSAIEADFQRSADTHLIRLTLPNYTGIYFYLKDESTHPSGSLKHRLARSLFLYGLSNGWINEGTTVIEASSGSTAVSEAYFARLLGLPFIAVMPSCTARKKIEQITFYGGHCHFVEQSREIYAKSEELAKELHGHYMDQFTYAERATDWRGNNNIADSIYRQMEREPHPVPDYLVMSAGTGGTSATLGRYIRYKGLNTQLIVVDPENSVFYDCYRQQSRTLTGQCGSRIEGIGRPRAEPSFIPSVIDDMMKVPDAASIATIYWLEQVLGRKVGPSTGTNVWGMLQLADKMVAQGRTGAIVTLLCDSGERYLDTYYNNEWVSTHIGDIQPYLEQLNAGSRR is encoded by the coding sequence ATGACCAGCCTCTGGGTACGCAACGCCGTTAGCGCGATAGAAGCCGACTTTCAACGCTCGGCAGACACCCACCTGATCCGCCTGACATTGCCGAACTACACCGGCATCTATTTTTACCTCAAGGATGAAAGTACTCATCCGAGCGGTAGCCTGAAACACCGTCTGGCTCGCTCACTGTTTCTGTATGGATTAAGCAATGGCTGGATCAATGAAGGAACAACAGTGATAGAAGCTTCATCAGGCAGTACGGCGGTATCAGAAGCCTATTTTGCACGTTTGCTGGGGTTACCCTTTATCGCGGTCATGCCGTCATGTACTGCACGCAAAAAAATCGAGCAAATTACCTTTTATGGTGGCCATTGCCATTTTGTTGAGCAATCCCGTGAGATTTATGCCAAATCGGAAGAGCTTGCCAAAGAGTTGCATGGTCACTACATGGATCAGTTCACCTACGCCGAACGCGCTACTGACTGGCGAGGGAATAACAACATTGCTGACAGTATCTATCGGCAGATGGAACGAGAGCCCCATCCGGTGCCTGATTATCTGGTGATGAGTGCGGGTACCGGCGGCACCTCTGCCACGCTGGGGCGCTACATCCGCTATAAGGGCCTGAATACCCAATTGATCGTCGTAGACCCGGAAAATTCGGTATTTTATGACTGCTATCGTCAGCAAAGCAGAACGCTGACAGGTCAGTGCGGTAGCCGTATTGAGGGAATTGGTCGGCCTCGCGCTGAACCGTCATTTATTCCCAGCGTGATTGACGACATGATGAAAGTCCCTGATGCTGCAAGCATCGCAACGATCTACTGGCTGGAGCAGGTACTGGGAAGAAAAGTTGGGCCATCTACCGGTACCAATGTGTGGGGCATGCTGCAACTGGCAGACAAAATGGTGGCCCAAGGCCGCACTGGAGCCATTGTCACGCTGTTATGCGACAGCGGTGAACGTTACCTTGATACGTATTACAACAACGAGTGGGTAAGTACCCACATTGGCGATATTCAGCCCTATCTCGAGCAACTGAATGCAGGCAGCAGACGCTAA
- the queC gene encoding 7-cyano-7-deazaguanine synthase QueC, which yields MTSAVVVFSGGQDSTTCLIQALQQYDDVHCVTFDYGQRHRAEIDVAASLAQQLGAKAHKILNVSLLNELAVSSLTRDNIPVPEFDAEAKGLPSTFVPGRNILFLTLASIYAYQVGADTVITGVCETDFSGYPDCRDEFVKALNQAIVLGLAREVRFVTPLMWLNKAETWALADYYQQLETVKHHTLTCYNGIQGAGCGECAACHLRAKGLAEYQHAPAEIMASLKRKTGLK from the coding sequence ATGACAAGCGCAGTTGTCGTTTTTAGCGGAGGTCAGGACTCCACCACCTGCCTGATTCAGGCATTGCAACAATATGATGACGTGCATTGCGTCACGTTTGACTATGGCCAGCGCCACCGTGCTGAAATTGATGTTGCCGCCAGTCTGGCACAACAGCTCGGGGCTAAAGCCCATAAAATATTGAATGTCAGTTTGCTCAACGAATTGGCTGTCAGCAGCCTGACGCGTGACAATATCCCGGTTCCTGAATTTGATGCTGAGGCCAAAGGGTTGCCCAGTACATTCGTTCCCGGGCGCAATATTCTGTTTCTGACCCTGGCCTCAATTTATGCCTATCAGGTCGGTGCAGACACCGTTATCACTGGTGTCTGTGAAACAGATTTTTCGGGTTATCCCGACTGCCGTGACGAATTCGTGAAAGCCCTGAATCAGGCCATTGTGTTAGGCCTTGCCAGAGAAGTGCGTTTTGTCACGCCGCTGATGTGGCTCAACAAGGCAGAAACCTGGGCGCTGGCCGACTATTATCAACAATTGGAGACGGTAAAACACCATACGCTGACCTGCTATAACGGTATTCAGGGTGCAGGGTGTGGCGAATGTGCAGCGTGCCACCTGAGAGCAAAAGGATTAGCCGAGTACCAACATGCACCGGCAGAGATAATGGCTTCCCTCAAACGGAAAACCGGGCTGAAATAA
- a CDS encoding ComEA family DNA-binding protein, translated as MITPPQLQAAPGTESSAKSVPVPAAGADLSQLEKAEKPAVDDEEVSINSATAEQLAAVLNGVGLKKAQAIVSYREQNGPFTQIEQLQEVPGIGRALIERNQSRLRL; from the coding sequence ATGATCACTCCCCCACAGCTACAGGCGGCACCGGGGACAGAGTCATCAGCAAAATCAGTTCCGGTGCCTGCTGCTGGTGCTGACCTTTCTCAATTAGAGAAAGCGGAAAAGCCCGCTGTAGATGACGAAGAAGTAAGTATCAACAGTGCAACGGCAGAACAACTGGCGGCCGTGCTCAATGGGGTGGGGCTAAAAAAGGCTCAGGCGATCGTGTCTTATCGAGAGCAGAACGGGCCTTTTACCCAAATAGAACAGTTACAAGAAGTCCCTGGTATTGGTCGTGCGTTGATTGAACGCAACCAGTCCCGTTTACGACTGTAA
- a CDS encoding helix-turn-helix domain-containing protein — MKKTDKQGINHERFIPMPGINRFYERLEIAMNGMSNVALATKCNISESAIRSYLKGRSYPGIDKIQPIADACNSPMTWLITGEVDATFNEWFAKYSDTELSLVLGMMTDEQRKILVSAIFEYGVSGIVSALNGMAAVTDFLRLSENERAQVLRVYEQIKEGASQGDSDAAQRSLTTNKRQAG, encoded by the coding sequence ATGAAAAAAACCGATAAACAGGGAATAAACCACGAACGGTTTATTCCCATGCCAGGAATAAACCGTTTTTATGAACGACTCGAAATAGCAATGAACGGCATGTCCAATGTTGCTCTTGCAACCAAGTGCAACATCTCAGAGTCCGCCATCCGCAGCTATCTAAAGGGAAGGAGCTACCCAGGAATTGACAAAATCCAGCCAATTGCGGACGCCTGCAATTCACCAATGACATGGCTGATTACCGGGGAAGTGGACGCAACATTTAACGAGTGGTTCGCAAAATATAGCGACACTGAGTTGTCATTAGTCCTAGGGATGATGACAGATGAACAACGCAAGATTTTGGTTAGCGCCATCTTTGAATACGGCGTATCAGGCATCGTGAGCGCATTAAACGGCATGGCAGCAGTAACCGACTTCCTGCGGCTTTCAGAGAATGAGAGGGCGCAGGTCTTACGGGTATATGAGCAAATCAAAGAGGGGGCATCTCAGGGCGATTCGGACGCAGCACAAAGAAGCCTGACAACTAATAAAAGGCAGGCTGGCTGA
- a CDS encoding helix-turn-helix domain-containing protein, whose protein sequence is MQLLKQDITHLFVDVGRDWSSKAIIAALDRKGVNLHDIEKELCLRENTIRNVFYRKCGRYEEAIAQKIGISPAVIWPSRYPSNDRTAA, encoded by the coding sequence ATGCAGTTACTGAAACAAGACATCACCCACCTGTTTGTGGATGTCGGCCGTGACTGGTCAAGCAAGGCGATTATTGCCGCTCTCGATCGCAAAGGGGTCAACCTGCACGATATCGAGAAAGAACTATGCCTGAGAGAGAACACCATTCGTAACGTGTTCTATCGCAAGTGCGGTCGCTACGAGGAGGCGATTGCGCAAAAAATCGGTATATCTCCGGCGGTCATCTGGCCAAGTCGTTACCCATCGAATGACCGCACGGCTGCTTAA
- a CDS encoding DNA-binding protein, with translation MSIWLTAKECVDLPGLPRMEHNIRSRLDKRAGSNAELRRRREGSKAFEYHVDCLPDIARDTVLQRHYNTLLQQQPVNAPQRLSLHQPPRQPVRCLSWYASALPCLSRKPLR, from the coding sequence ATGTCTATTTGGTTAACAGCGAAGGAATGTGTTGATCTCCCCGGACTGCCTCGGATGGAGCACAACATTCGCAGCAGACTTGATAAGCGCGCGGGTAGTAATGCTGAATTACGCCGCCGCCGCGAGGGCAGCAAAGCCTTTGAGTATCACGTTGATTGTCTGCCTGATATCGCTCGCGACACGGTATTGCAGCGCCACTACAACACCCTGCTGCAACAGCAGCCGGTCAACGCCCCGCAAAGGCTGTCACTGCATCAACCACCGCGTCAACCAGTCAGATGCTTGAGCTGGTACGCCAGTGCCCTGCCATGCTTGAGCAGAAAACCGCTGCGCTGA